The stretch of DNA GCCGTTAAATCAGCTGACATTGTTGTATTGGGAATTCTCCCCCAGCAGTTAAACGCATTACTTGCAGAAGTAAAGGGCCAGGTTAACGAAAGCCAATTAATCATTTCATTGGTTACCGGTGTATCTATTCAGGATATCAAAGATAATTTAGGTAAAAAACCGGCCGTTGTGCGTGCAATGCCGAATACCGCTATTTCTGTTGGCGAATCGATGACTTGTATTGCTTATGATGGGGTAAGTGCTGAACGTAAAGAGTTGGTGAACACTATGTTTAACACCGTTGGTATTACACAGGAAATCAAAGAAGAATTGATGACTTCCGCAACTGCTTTATGTGCTTGTGGCATTGCATTCTTCCTTCGTTCTATCCGGGCAGCCATGCAAGGAGGTGTTGAAATCGGGTTCCATTCGGAAGAAGCATTAAATATGGCTGTGCAAACCGCTAAAGGTGCTGCAGCTTTATTGGCTAAAGAAGGTGCCCACCCCGAACAAGAAATTGACAAAGTAACTTCTCCTCGTGGTTGCACCATTGCTGGATTAAATGAAATGGAGCATCAGGGGTTCAGCTCTGCATTAATAAAAGGAATAAGAACTTCTGCCATAAAAGCTGGTGGACTATATTCGAAGGATTCTTAGTTTTGCAATCCCTTAGGGGACCAATTAAACTAACTAAAGAAACCAATTTCGAATTAGATATTCAGTACAACTAACCACTGAATGCTATAGAACACAACAAAATGAATCATCAACTTAAACACGATGCAATAGAACTGCTTAAAAAGCTGATTTCTATCCAATCGTTCAGTAAGGAAGAGAATATTACGGGTGATGTAATTGAAGCTTTTTTAAAAGACAGAGGGGTTTATACATTTAGAAAGATCCATAATATTTGGGCTTTCAACAAGCATTATGATCCTAAAAAACCGACTGTATTATTGAATTCGCATCATGATACAGTAAAACCAAATAAAGGATATACCAAAGATCCATTCAGCCCGATTGTTGAAGATGGAAAATTATATGGATTGGGCAGTAATGATGCAGGTGGATGTCTCGTTTCATTAATGGCAACCTTCTTACACTATCATGATCAACCTGACCTTAACTATAATGTAGCTTTTGCAGCTTCTGCTGAAGAAGAAATATCAGGCTTTAACGGTATTGAACTTATTGTACCAAAACTAGGTCCAATTGAGTTTGCCATTGTGGGAGAGCCTACACAGATGCATTTAGCGATTGCTGAAAAAGGATTAATGGTATGCGACTGTATTGCTTACGGAAAATCAGGGCATGCGGCTCGAGAGGAAGGCGATAATGCCATTTACAAAGCATTGAAGGATATTCAATGGTTAAGCACTTATCAGTTCCCAAAAGTTTCACCTTTTATGGGACCTATTAAGATGAGTGTCACCATTATTCATGCAGGCTCACAACATAATGTAGTGCCCGACAGATGTGAATTCACAGTTGATGTGCGTGTAACCGAACAATATACACATGAAGAATTATTGGAAACAATAAGAGCCAATGTAGGTAGTGAGGTAACTCCTCGCTCAATGCGTATGCGATCTTCATCCATTCCGGAAACCCATCCTATTGTTCAGGCAGGTCTTTCTTTAGGAAGAACTACGTATGGTTCACCTACTACATCAGATCAGGCGCTGATTCCAGTTCCATCTTTAAAAATGGGACCCGGAGATTCGGCCAGATCGCATACCGCTGATGAATTTATTTATCTGACTGAGATTGAAGAAGGAATTGACCTCTATATCGATGTGTTAGGGAAAGTGATTTTTTAAGGATTTCGGGTTGCGTGTTACGAGTTACGAGTTTACTCTAAGTCCGTGTCATGCTGAGGCACGAAGCATCTGTGAGATTAATGCTGAGACCCTTCGTTCCTTGAATAACAATCCTATAGATAATTTCTTAAATTAGACTATTAACTCGAAACCCGCAATTACCTTATGCTTAAAGAAAAATACTTACACGGCTTTTCAAAAACTGAACAAGAACGCTTGATGCGCCAAGCTAGATTTCTTGAAAATTATGTATA from Solitalea canadensis DSM 3403 encodes:
- a CDS encoding M20 family metallo-hydrolase, translated to MNHQLKHDAIELLKKLISIQSFSKEENITGDVIEAFLKDRGVYTFRKIHNIWAFNKHYDPKKPTVLLNSHHDTVKPNKGYTKDPFSPIVEDGKLYGLGSNDAGGCLVSLMATFLHYHDQPDLNYNVAFAASAEEEISGFNGIELIVPKLGPIEFAIVGEPTQMHLAIAEKGLMVCDCIAYGKSGHAAREEGDNAIYKALKDIQWLSTYQFPKVSPFMGPIKMSVTIIHAGSQHNVVPDRCEFTVDVRVTEQYTHEELLETIRANVGSEVTPRSMRMRSSSIPETHPIVQAGLSLGRTTYGSPTTSDQALIPVPSLKMGPGDSARSHTADEFIYLTEIEEGIDLYIDVLGKVIF
- the proC gene encoding pyrroline-5-carboxylate reductase — translated: MQNNLKIAILGGGNIGLALAKGLVQSGTYQPEQITITRRNQGALQPYALQGYNVTNDNNAAVKSADIVVLGILPQQLNALLAEVKGQVNESQLIISLVTGVSIQDIKDNLGKKPAVVRAMPNTAISVGESMTCIAYDGVSAERKELVNTMFNTVGITQEIKEELMTSATALCACGIAFFLRSIRAAMQGGVEIGFHSEEALNMAVQTAKGAAALLAKEGAHPEQEIDKVTSPRGCTIAGLNEMEHQGFSSALIKGIRTSAIKAGGLYSKDS